One region of Streptococcus salivarius genomic DNA includes:
- a CDS encoding tetratricopeptide repeat protein, which yields MLNSEKMVASIGNQDLDHADKYFKKALREDPAEVLVELGQYLESIGFLPQAQEIYEKVRFDFPEVNVNLAQIAAEDGDIEEAFLYLDVIPEESDDYLSALIVKADLYQMEGLTDVARDKLLEASQLSDDSLIIFGLAEMEFELGNFEQAIHYYAKLDNRDLLAMTGVSTYERIGKAYASLGKFEAAREFLEKAIEIEYDDTVAFELATLLYDQEEYQKANFYFKQIETMSSDFEGYEYIYALSLHAEHKTEEALRMAQQGISKNAFDVQLLLLASQLSYELHDTQSAESYLKQALPLAEDQDEIILRLSTLYLEEERYEDLVALADYEVDSVLARWNIAKAYQALDDEEEAFQIYQDLAKDLSENPEFLHDYAYILREFGYRDQARATAEKYLALVPDDVNMQTFFEDY from the coding sequence ATGTTAAATAGTGAAAAAATGGTTGCCTCTATTGGAAACCAAGATTTAGACCACGCAGACAAATATTTTAAAAAAGCTTTACGAGAGGACCCTGCAGAGGTTCTTGTTGAGTTGGGCCAATACTTAGAATCTATTGGTTTCTTACCACAGGCACAGGAAATTTATGAAAAAGTTCGCTTTGATTTTCCAGAGGTTAATGTCAATCTAGCACAAATTGCTGCCGAAGATGGTGATATTGAAGAGGCTTTTCTCTATTTGGATGTCATACCTGAAGAATCTGACGACTATTTGTCTGCTTTAATTGTAAAGGCTGACCTCTACCAAATGGAGGGCTTAACTGATGTGGCACGTGATAAGTTGTTGGAGGCAAGTCAATTATCAGATGACTCATTGATTATTTTTGGTTTGGCTGAGATGGAGTTTGAACTTGGAAATTTTGAACAAGCAATTCATTACTATGCTAAATTAGATAATCGTGACCTTCTTGCGATGACTGGCGTTTCTACTTATGAACGCATTGGTAAGGCTTATGCCAGTCTTGGAAAGTTTGAAGCTGCTCGTGAATTTTTGGAAAAAGCTATTGAAATTGAGTATGATGATACCGTTGCTTTTGAGTTAGCCACTTTGCTCTATGATCAAGAAGAGTATCAAAAAGCTAATTTTTACTTTAAGCAGATAGAAACCATGTCTTCTGACTTCGAAGGTTATGAGTATATTTACGCCTTGTCGTTACATGCAGAACATAAAACCGAAGAAGCTTTACGAATGGCACAACAAGGGATTTCTAAAAATGCCTTTGATGTTCAATTACTTTTGCTAGCGTCACAGTTATCCTACGAGTTGCATGACACTCAATCTGCTGAATCTTATTTGAAGCAAGCCTTGCCATTGGCTGAGGACCAAGATGAGATTATCTTACGTTTAAGTACGCTCTATTTGGAAGAAGAACGTTACGAGGATCTAGTGGCTTTAGCCGATTATGAAGTTGATTCTGTTTTGGCTCGTTGGAACATTGCCAAGGCCTACCAAGCACTTGATGATGAAGAAGAAGCTTTTCAAATCTATCAAGATTTGGCTAAAGATTTATCTGAAAATCCTGAATTCCTCCATGATTATGCATATATTTTGCGTGAATTTGGTTACAGGGATCAGGCGCGTGCAACGGCTGAAAAATACCTTGCTTTAGTTCCAGATGATGTCAATATGCAAACATTTTTTGAGGACTATTAA
- the infC gene encoding translation initiation factor IF-3 codes for MKIIAKKDLFINDEIRVREVRLVGLDGEQLGIKPLSEAQAIADDANVDLVLIQPQATPPVAKIMDYGKFKFEYQKKQKEQRKKQSVVTVKEVRLSPVIDKGDFETKLRNGRKFLEKGNKVKVSIRFKGRMITHKEIGAKVLAEFAEKTQDIAIIEQRAKMDGRQMFMQLAPIPDKK; via the coding sequence GTGAAGATCATAGCTAAGAAAGATCTATTCATTAACGATGAAATTCGCGTTCGCGAAGTTCGTCTTGTTGGTCTTGATGGTGAACAATTGGGAATTAAACCATTGTCAGAAGCACAAGCTATTGCAGATGATGCAAATGTTGACTTGGTTCTCATCCAACCACAAGCTACGCCACCTGTTGCGAAGATTATGGACTACGGTAAGTTCAAATTTGAGTATCAAAAGAAACAAAAAGAACAACGTAAGAAACAAAGCGTTGTTACCGTTAAGGAAGTTCGTTTGAGTCCAGTTATTGATAAAGGTGACTTTGAAACTAAACTTCGTAATGGCCGTAAATTCCTTGAAAAAGGAAACAAGGTTAAAGTTTCTATCCGATTTAAAGGTCGTATGATTACTCACAAAGAAATCGGAGCTAAGGTCTTGGCGGAATTTGCTGAAAAAACGCAAGATATTGCAATTATTGAGCAAAGAGCGAAGATGGATGGACGTCAAATGTTCATGCAACTTGCACCAATTCCTGACAAAAAATAA
- a CDS encoding AI-2E family transporter yields the protein MKRKKTENFSETWFFKWILNNQAVVAFFILLLIGLTVFIFTKISPIFSPVIQFMTIIMLPLVISMLLYYLIKPLVLLVERTGLSRTMSILVIYAILGLLLVWGISTAIPSLQNQILILIRNAPSYIARANSETERWINLPILSNFHGDLESMLSDFSARMVNYAENFSSSALTWVGTFASTVARVTVAIILAPFILFYLLRDSQKMKHSFVSALPTRFRETTVRMLSDINSQLEGYVQGQVTVAIVVAIMFCIMFKIVGLRYGMTFGIMAGFLNMVPYLGSFLAMVPVIIMGLVQGPAMLIKVLIIFFIEQTIEGRFVSPLVLGNKLSIHPITIMFILLTAGSLYGVWGVLLGIPIYASVKVVVREIFDWYRSVSNLYQDDLENEGQKDDVK from the coding sequence ATGAAGCGTAAAAAAACAGAAAATTTTTCAGAAACATGGTTTTTTAAGTGGATATTGAATAATCAGGCTGTCGTAGCTTTTTTCATCTTACTTTTGATTGGTTTGACGGTTTTTATTTTTACCAAGATTAGTCCCATTTTTTCACCCGTCATCCAGTTTATGACCATTATTATGTTGCCATTGGTTATTTCCATGCTCCTTTATTATTTAATAAAACCTTTGGTACTACTTGTAGAAAGAACGGGATTGAGTCGAACCATGTCTATCTTGGTCATCTACGCTATACTTGGCTTGCTCTTGGTTTGGGGGATTTCAACAGCTATTCCAAGCTTACAAAATCAAATTTTGATCTTGATACGAAATGCACCATCATATATTGCACGTGCCAATAGTGAAACGGAACGTTGGATTAATCTGCCTATTCTTTCTAACTTCCATGGTGATTTAGAGTCCATGCTTAGTGATTTCTCAGCGAGAATGGTCAATTATGCTGAGAACTTTTCTTCATCGGCTTTGACATGGGTTGGAACTTTTGCGAGCACAGTAGCAAGGGTGACAGTAGCTATCATTTTGGCACCTTTCATTCTCTTCTACCTTTTAAGAGATAGCCAAAAGATGAAACATAGCTTTGTCTCAGCCTTACCAACTCGCTTTCGTGAAACTACTGTTCGTATGCTTTCAGATATTAATAGTCAGCTCGAAGGGTATGTTCAAGGCCAGGTTACAGTCGCTATTGTTGTTGCCATCATGTTCTGTATTATGTTTAAGATTGTAGGTCTTCGATATGGTATGACTTTCGGTATTATGGCAGGTTTTCTAAACATGGTTCCTTATCTGGGAAGCTTTCTTGCTATGGTACCAGTTATAATCATGGGACTGGTGCAAGGACCCGCTATGTTGATCAAGGTCCTCATCATTTTCTTCATTGAGCAAACTATTGAGGGACGTTTTGTTTCTCCACTCGTTTTGGGGAATAAACTAAGTATTCACCCGATTACCATTATGTTCATTCTCTTGACAGCAGGTTCTCTTTACGGTGTTTGGGGCGTCTTATTGGGGATTCCAATTTATGCCTCTGTCAAGGTTGTTGTTAGAGAGATTTTTGATTGGTACCGTTCTGTAAGTAATCTTTATCAAGATGATTTAGAAAATGAAGGACAAAAAGACGATGTTAAATAG
- a CDS encoding NUDIX hydrolase produces MTKLATICYIDNGKELLLLHRNKKPNDVHEGKWISVGGKLEAGETPDECARREILEETHFTVTEMDFKGMITFPEFTPGHDWYTYVFKVTGFEGELISDEESREGTLEWVPYDEVLSKPTWEGDYEIFKWILEDRPFFSAKFSYDRNQNLVDKTVTFYDK; encoded by the coding sequence ATGACAAAGTTAGCTACCATTTGTTATATTGACAATGGAAAGGAGCTTTTGCTCCTACATCGTAATAAAAAGCCTAATGATGTTCATGAAGGAAAGTGGATTTCTGTCGGGGGAAAACTAGAAGCTGGAGAGACACCAGATGAATGTGCTCGTCGTGAAATTCTCGAGGAAACACATTTTACAGTGACTGAGATGGATTTTAAAGGTATGATTACCTTTCCAGAATTTACCCCTGGTCATGATTGGTACACCTATGTCTTTAAGGTAACTGGCTTTGAAGGAGAACTCATCTCAGATGAGGAGTCTCGTGAAGGAACGCTTGAATGGGTACCATATGATGAGGTCTTATCTAAACCAACTTGGGAAGGTGACTATGAGATTTTTAAGTGGATCCTTGAAGATAGACCATTCTTCTCTGCAAAATTTAGCTACGATCGTAACCAGAACTTGGTAGATAAAACTGTAACATTTTATGATAAATAG
- the cmk gene encoding (d)CMP kinase gives MKDIRIAIDGPASSGKSTVAKIIAKNLGYTYLDTGAMYRSATYLALQNDLTEENVPEILEQLSQHPISFGKAADGSQQVYVGDVDITHPIRDNQVTNNVSWVAAIPEVRQELVAQQQRIAQDGAIIMDGRDIGTVVLPDAELKIFLIASVDERAERRYKENIEKGIPADLETLKKEIAERDYKDSHRKVSPLKPAEDAITFDTTGVSIDGVVEFIQEKAKKNY, from the coding sequence ATGAAAGATATTAGAATTGCTATTGATGGTCCTGCGTCAAGTGGAAAAAGTACAGTAGCCAAGATTATTGCAAAAAATCTTGGCTATACTTATCTTGACACAGGTGCCATGTACCGATCTGCAACTTATTTGGCCTTGCAGAATGATTTAACTGAGGAAAATGTACCAGAAATTTTGGAGCAACTATCTCAACATCCGATTTCATTCGGAAAAGCAGCAGATGGTAGTCAGCAAGTTTATGTAGGTGATGTCGATATTACACACCCAATTCGTGATAACCAAGTTACAAATAATGTTTCTTGGGTCGCAGCTATTCCTGAAGTGCGTCAAGAACTCGTTGCGCAACAACAACGTATCGCTCAAGATGGGGCTATTATCATGGATGGTCGTGATATCGGGACCGTGGTTTTGCCTGATGCAGAACTCAAGATTTTCTTGATTGCTTCAGTTGATGAACGTGCGGAACGTCGTTATAAGGAAAATATCGAAAAAGGTATCCCTGCTGACCTTGAGACTCTAAAAAAAGAAATTGCTGAACGTGACTATAAAGATAGTCATCGTAAGGTGTCACCTCTTAAACCAGCGGAAGATGCCATCACTTTTGATACTACAGGTGTGTCTATTGATGGTGTTGTGGAATTTATTCAAGAAAAAGCAAAAAAAAATTATTGA
- a CDS encoding ferredoxin — protein MKVSLIPEKCIACGLCQTYSPVFDYDDEGIVRFRDSDQLNQIIENTPETLTAVKSCPTKALICEV, from the coding sequence ATGAAAGTATCATTAATTCCAGAAAAATGTATCGCTTGTGGTTTGTGCCAAACCTACTCTCCCGTCTTCGATTATGATGACGAAGGTATTGTTAGGTTCAGAGATAGCGACCAACTCAATCAAATTATTGAAAACACCCCTGAGACTTTGACTGCTGTCAAGTCTTGTCCCACTAAAGCCCTTATTTGCGAAGTTTAA
- a CDS encoding SAG1386/EF1546 family surface-associated protein — protein MSKKPWEDKVSDEELEEVVDADFLDDEDEFEDYEEEEDVTPSDEKCEKGGGFINSSFLTVLLGLFFVIVVCILFFVFYTSNVGGNKTAESKESSGFYSSSTSKVVKSSSSEKDSNKDEESEKSNTEKSSKEKSSKEKSSSTKASSSSKHVVKEDATESAETTPSSATAAADGSSIVVQSGEGAGSIAARAGISVDELERLNPDHMTNGYWYANPGDVVNVQ, from the coding sequence ATGAGTAAAAAACCATGGGAAGATAAGGTTTCTGACGAAGAGTTGGAAGAAGTAGTTGACGCTGATTTTCTAGATGATGAAGATGAGTTTGAGGATTATGAAGAAGAAGAGGATGTAACTCCTTCTGATGAAAAATGCGAAAAAGGTGGTGGCTTCATTAATTCATCATTCTTGACAGTCTTGCTTGGATTATTCTTTGTTATTGTTGTATGTATTTTGTTCTTTGTTTTCTATACTTCAAATGTCGGTGGAAACAAAACTGCGGAATCTAAGGAATCATCTGGATTCTACTCATCATCAACTAGCAAAGTTGTTAAATCTTCATCTAGCGAGAAAGACTCAAACAAAGATGAGGAAAGTGAGAAATCTAATACAGAAAAATCTTCAAAAGAAAAATCATCAAAAGAGAAATCATCTTCAACTAAAGCATCAAGCTCTTCTAAACATGTAGTAAAAGAAGATGCAACTGAGTCAGCTGAGACAACACCATCAAGCGCTACGGCAGCAGCAGATGGTTCATCAATTGTTGTTCAATCTGGTGAAGGTGCTGGTTCAATCGCCGCACGTGCAGGTATTTCTGTAGATGAATTGGAACGTCTTAACCCTGATCACATGACAAATGGTTACTGGTATGCTAACCCAGGTGACGTCGTTAACGTTCAATAA
- the lepB gene encoding signal peptidase I: protein MVKRDLIRNIIIAVLAIVVILLLRAFVFSTHRVTEGQANDYIHAGDYVTFNKNVEPQKKDFILYTVNGKEYIGRVIADEGKSVTAMDDFLYVNDKSVDEAYISKGKSAYLATVSPGNFFTDDFSIATLTDNKQTKIEKGQYLVLNDNRRNTDDSRKFGLIDKDQIKGVISFRLYPLSRFGFVDVD from the coding sequence ATGGTTAAGAGAGATTTAATTCGAAATATTATCATAGCAGTTCTTGCCATTGTAGTGATTTTGTTGTTGAGAGCTTTTGTCTTCTCAACACACCGTGTGACTGAAGGTCAGGCTAATGACTATATTCATGCTGGTGACTATGTTACTTTCAATAAAAATGTTGAGCCTCAGAAAAAAGATTTTATTCTTTATACAGTTAATGGTAAAGAATACATTGGGCGTGTTATTGCTGATGAGGGTAAGAGCGTGACAGCTATGGATGATTTCCTTTATGTTAATGATAAGTCAGTTGACGAAGCCTATATTAGTAAGGGTAAATCAGCTTATTTAGCGACAGTTTCACCTGGGAATTTCTTCACTGATGATTTTTCCATTGCAACATTGACAGATAATAAACAAACTAAGATTGAAAAGGGGCAGTACCTTGTACTGAACGATAATCGTCGTAATACAGATGATAGTCGTAAGTTTGGTCTCATTGACAAAGATCAAATTAAAGGTGTTATCTCTTTCAGATTGTATCCTCTATCACGTTTTGGTTTCGTTGATGTCGATTAA
- a CDS encoding EbsA family protein, protein MIKIFGKYRYHWQPELSWLIIYWSLAITPIFIAAALLFELYSVPSHILMLFTIFVALFGLGFHRYFIIEDHGILRIVSFNIFKPRKVKISDIEKVEVIKTGLSLIFKNGKKRQFYMRKWPKKYFLDALALHPDFKGEVELLDHMTNFDYFAFYEESKKALKLKLRK, encoded by the coding sequence ATGATTAAAATTTTCGGCAAGTATCGTTACCATTGGCAACCCGAATTATCTTGGCTAATCATCTACTGGTCTTTAGCCATCACGCCAATCTTTATTGCGGCGGCCCTTCTATTCGAGTTGTACTCGGTGCCCTCACATATTTTGATGCTTTTCACTATTTTCGTTGCCTTGTTTGGTTTAGGATTCCATCGTTACTTTATTATTGAAGATCATGGGATTCTGCGTATTGTTTCTTTCAATATTTTTAAACCACGCAAAGTGAAAATTAGTGATATTGAAAAAGTCGAAGTTATTAAAACTGGCTTGAGCCTTATTTTTAAAAATGGTAAAAAACGTCAGTTTTATATGAGAAAGTGGCCAAAGAAATATTTCTTAGATGCTTTAGCGCTTCACCCTGATTTCAAAGGTGAGGTAGAGCTATTGGATCATATGACCAACTTTGATTACTTTGCCTTTTATGAGGAATCAAAAAAAGCCCTCAAGCTTAAACTTCGCAAATAA
- the rpmI gene encoding 50S ribosomal protein L35 translates to MPKQKTHRASAKRFKRTGSGGLKRFRAFTSHRFHGKTKKQRRHLRKASMVHSGDFKRIKSMLSQMR, encoded by the coding sequence ATGCCAAAACAAAAAACACACCGCGCATCAGCTAAACGTTTCAAACGTACAGGTTCAGGTGGATTGAAACGCTTCCGTGCCTTCACATCTCACCGTTTCCACGGTAAAACTAAAAAACAACGTCGTCACCTTCGTAAAGCATCAATGGTACATTCAGGTGACTTTAAACGTATCAAATCAATGCTTTCACAAATGCGTTAA
- a CDS encoding N-acetylmuramoyl-L-alanine amidase yields MQLGFHFGFKKSKAYGLCGVMLTILFLGMSGHSAKADEMLSSIDTSQSLKESTDNHTASYSEVGVHDDSMSQMNLQSEEVLEEKQTSLKDSSKIAVLTNSSVATSSYQEADDISEIDQNQRHFLSAIKQGAMDGAKEGILPSITAAQAILESGWGSSELAKVPNNNLFGIKDSEDWHGEIVTVPTQEYLNGDYITVNAAFRKYASWNDSVVDHAKFFTSTEWRKDNYRKVVNETDYRIAAQELKNAGYATDPNYPGKLIRLIEAYKLYEWDAVSNTTNSVQENEGVESPNPKADLAITALNNATGSYDLVISNLIAPRGFKEVLVPTWSEKNGQDDIIWYKAAKQANGDYKVTVRSSNHKGDSGLYNSHVYLVDNDGKFIGLGGKQVTLDITKTQGTLTIANNDKNRGTFDVLITNLTNSSGISGVVIPVWSEQNGQDDLVWHNTTKQEDGSYKVTISASQHKWNSGKYIVHGYIVDASGKNIGFGATSADVVAPKKIGSASRGNYDVLNKVVYLDAGHGGYDPGASYFGISEKSLTLAIQSRVKAKLEAEGYQVVTTRTSDTYVDLTDRSRAANASESDIFVSIHINASGSSAAQGIETYYYQPYAEYPSRINATYHANPTRLSMSDTLANAIQSSLINATGAQNQGVKRQTFAVLRETTAPAVLLELGFLSNPQEAARLNTSAYQETLANAIVAGIKSYYEKESKV; encoded by the coding sequence ATGCAATTAGGATTTCATTTTGGATTTAAGAAAAGTAAAGCTTATGGATTGTGCGGTGTCATGCTGACAATCTTATTTTTAGGAATGTCTGGTCATTCGGCGAAAGCAGATGAGATGTTGTCGTCAATTGATACTTCTCAATCTTTGAAAGAAAGTACTGATAATCATACGGCAAGCTATTCTGAAGTAGGAGTACACGATGATTCAATGAGTCAAATGAATCTACAAAGTGAAGAGGTATTAGAGGAGAAGCAAACAAGTCTGAAAGATTCTTCAAAAATAGCTGTCTTAACCAATAGTTCTGTGGCCACAAGCTCTTATCAAGAGGCAGATGATATTAGCGAAATTGACCAGAATCAACGTCATTTTCTTAGTGCTATTAAGCAAGGAGCCATGGATGGAGCCAAGGAAGGAATCCTTCCATCTATCACGGCAGCGCAAGCTATTCTAGAAAGTGGTTGGGGAAGCTCTGAACTTGCTAAGGTTCCCAACAATAATCTTTTTGGCATTAAAGATTCAGAGGACTGGCATGGAGAAATAGTAACTGTACCTACACAGGAATATCTTAATGGTGACTATATCACAGTCAATGCTGCTTTTCGAAAATATGCCTCATGGAATGATAGTGTAGTAGACCATGCAAAATTTTTCACGAGTACCGAGTGGCGAAAAGACAATTATCGAAAAGTTGTGAATGAAACAGATTATCGCATTGCGGCTCAGGAACTGAAGAATGCAGGATATGCGACAGATCCAAATTATCCCGGAAAACTTATCCGTTTAATTGAAGCCTATAAACTTTATGAATGGGATGCAGTGAGCAATACGACTAACTCCGTCCAAGAAAATGAAGGAGTAGAGAGCCCAAATCCCAAAGCCGACCTTGCCATCACTGCTCTCAACAATGCTACTGGTAGCTATGATCTTGTTATCTCAAACTTGATTGCGCCACGTGGTTTCAAAGAAGTTCTAGTTCCAACCTGGTCAGAAAAGAATGGTCAAGATGATATCATCTGGTACAAGGCAGCTAAGCAAGCTAATGGAGATTATAAGGTAACCGTTCGCTCAAGCAATCATAAGGGAGATAGCGGCCTTTATAATTCTCATGTCTATTTGGTTGACAATGATGGTAAATTCATTGGCCTAGGTGGCAAACAAGTGACACTTGATATCACTAAAACTCAAGGAACATTGACTATTGCCAATAATGATAAAAATCGTGGAACTTTTGACGTTCTTATCACCAATCTGACGAATTCAAGCGGTATTTCAGGTGTGGTAATACCTGTTTGGTCTGAGCAAAATGGTCAGGATGATCTTGTTTGGCATAATACTACAAAGCAGGAGGATGGTTCCTACAAGGTGACTATTTCAGCCAGTCAGCACAAGTGGAATTCAGGCAAGTATATCGTTCATGGCTATATTGTTGATGCTTCTGGTAAGAATATTGGCTTTGGCGCTACCTCAGCTGATGTGGTAGCACCTAAGAAAATCGGTTCGGCATCAAGAGGAAACTACGATGTTTTAAATAAGGTTGTCTATCTAGATGCTGGCCATGGTGGCTATGATCCAGGAGCTTCGTACTTTGGTATTTCTGAAAAGAGCTTGACCTTGGCTATACAAAGCCGAGTTAAGGCCAAATTAGAAGCAGAAGGCTATCAAGTTGTGACCACACGTACCAGCGATACCTATGTCGATTTGACGGATCGCTCTCGTGCAGCTAATGCCTCTGAATCAGATATCTTCGTAAGTATCCACATCAATGCTTCAGGCAGTTCAGCAGCACAGGGAATCGAGACTTATTATTACCAACCTTATGCAGAATACCCATCACGTATTAATGCGACCTACCATGCTAATCCGACGCGATTGAGCATGAGTGACACTTTGGCCAATGCCATCCAGTCCAGCCTTATTAATGCGACTGGCGCTCAGAATCAGGGCGTGAAACGTCAAACCTTTGCAGTCTTGCGTGAAACAACGGCGCCAGCAGTTCTCCTTGAACTTGGCTTCTTGTCAAATCCTCAAGAAGCCGCTCGCTTGAATACCTCTGCTTATCAAGAGACTTTAGCTAACGCAATTGTGGCAGGGATTAAGTCTTACTACGAAAAAGAATCTAAAGTTTAA
- the rplT gene encoding 50S ribosomal protein L20, translating to MARVKGGVVSRKRRKRVLKLAKGYYGAKHILFRTAKEQVMNSYYYAYRDRRQKKRDFRKLWITRINAAARLNGLSYSQLMHGLKLAEIEVNRKMLANLAVNDAAAFTALADAAKAKLGK from the coding sequence ATGGCTCGTGTTAAAGGTGGCGTTGTATCACGCAAACGTCGTAAACGTGTATTGAAACTTGCTAAAGGTTACTATGGTGCAAAACACATCTTGTTCCGTACTGCAAAAGAACAAGTAATGAACTCTTACTACTATGCATACCGTGACCGTCGTCAAAAGAAACGTGATTTCCGTAAACTTTGGATCACACGTATCAATGCGGCAGCTCGTTTGAATGGTTTGTCATACTCACAATTGATGCACGGTTTGAAATTGGCTGAAATCGAAGTTAACCGTAAAATGCTTGCTAATTTGGCAGTTAACGATGCAGCAGCTTTCACAGCTCTTGCAGATGCAGCTAAAGCAAAACTTGGTAAATAA
- the pepT gene encoding peptidase T → MGYDLLLERFLRYVKINTRSDENATRTPTTQSQVDFALKVLKPELEELGLSNIHYLESNGYLVATLPANDDQLTRKIGFISHMDTADFNAEGVSPQVIDSYDGGIIPLGSSGFNLDPADFPNLKNYVGQTLITTNGTTLLGADDKSGIAEIMTALAYLKAHPEIRHCEIRVGFGPDEEIGIGADKFDVNDFDVDFAYTVDGGPLGELQYETFSAAGAELTFHGRNVHPGTAKDQMVNALQLAIDFHNQLPAEERPELTDGYQGFNHLQTMTGTVEEAKASYIIRDFEKESFENRKAAFQKIADEMNKTYGQTRVDLVLKDQYYNMRQVIEKDMTPVELAKGVMEELDISPVIEPIRGGTDGSKISFMGIPTPNLFAGGENMHGRYEFVSLQTMEKAVDVILGIVSKP, encoded by the coding sequence ATGGGCTACGATTTACTCTTAGAGCGTTTTTTACGTTATGTTAAAATCAATACACGTAGTGATGAAAATGCGACAAGAACACCAACAACACAAAGCCAGGTAGATTTTGCCTTGAAGGTTCTAAAACCAGAATTAGAAGAACTAGGTTTAAGTAACATCCATTATTTGGAAAGTAATGGTTACCTAGTGGCAACCCTTCCGGCTAACGATGACCAATTAACACGTAAGATTGGTTTCATCTCACATATGGATACTGCTGATTTTAATGCAGAAGGTGTGTCACCTCAAGTCATTGACTCTTATGATGGAGGTATCATACCCCTTGGAAGTTCAGGTTTTAACCTAGATCCAGCAGATTTTCCAAATCTCAAGAATTATGTTGGTCAGACACTTATTACGACAAATGGCACCACTCTTCTTGGAGCTGATGATAAGTCTGGCATTGCAGAAATCATGACAGCCTTGGCTTATTTGAAGGCTCATCCTGAAATCAGACATTGTGAGATTCGTGTAGGCTTTGGTCCTGATGAAGAAATTGGAATTGGCGCAGATAAATTTGATGTCAATGATTTTGATGTTGATTTTGCCTACACAGTTGATGGTGGCCCATTGGGTGAATTACAGTATGAAACCTTCTCTGCTGCGGGAGCAGAACTTACCTTCCATGGACGTAATGTTCACCCTGGAACAGCAAAAGACCAAATGGTTAATGCCTTGCAGTTGGCAATTGATTTTCATAATCAGTTACCAGCAGAAGAACGCCCTGAGTTGACAGATGGCTATCAAGGTTTCAACCATCTTCAAACCATGACAGGTACTGTTGAAGAAGCAAAAGCATCTTATATCATCCGTGATTTTGAAAAAGAGTCTTTTGAAAATCGTAAAGCAGCCTTCCAAAAGATTGCCGATGAAATGAATAAAACTTATGGTCAGACACGAGTTGATTTGGTACTCAAAGATCAATACTATAATATGCGTCAGGTTATTGAAAAAGATATGACGCCTGTTGAGTTGGCTAAAGGAGTTATGGAGGAATTGGATATTAGCCCAGTTATTGAACCCATTCGTGGTGGAACAGATGGTTCAAAGATTTCATTTATGGGTATTCCAACTCCAAACCTTTTTGCTGGGGGCGAGAATATGCATGGTCGATATGAGTTTGTTTCCTTGCAGACAATGGAAAAAGCTGTAGATGTTATTCTTGGAATTGTCAGTAAACCTTAA
- a CDS encoding GNAT family N-acetyltransferase: MIRLAKFEDIPRLQELLEEILIVHHQARPDVFKSKGSKFTDAELEVVINDSKKPVFVYEDDEGRILGHLFLMIKEETENDGPQKAVKTLFIDDLCVDKESRGQKIGEKLYQFALDYAKELGCYNLTLHVWNDNAGALRFYERLGMKPRYTEMETILK, from the coding sequence ATGATTCGTTTAGCAAAATTTGAAGATATTCCAAGATTACAGGAGTTATTGGAGGAGATTCTTATTGTTCATCATCAAGCACGCCCTGATGTTTTTAAGTCAAAAGGCAGTAAATTTACAGATGCAGAGTTAGAAGTAGTAATTAATGATTCAAAAAAACCTGTTTTTGTGTACGAAGATGACGAAGGACGTATCTTGGGCCATCTTTTCTTAATGATTAAAGAAGAAACTGAAAATGATGGTCCACAAAAGGCTGTTAAAACTCTTTTTATAGATGATTTATGTGTTGATAAGGAATCTCGAGGTCAAAAAATAGGAGAAAAGCTTTACCAATTTGCCTTGGACTATGCTAAGGAGCTAGGTTGTTATAATCTGACACTTCACGTATGGAATGATAATGCAGGTGCTCTACGTTTTTACGAACGTTTAGGTATGAAACCGAGATATACAGAAATGGAAACTATCCTAAAATAA